A single window of Nicotiana sylvestris chromosome 3, ASM39365v2, whole genome shotgun sequence DNA harbors:
- the LOC138887565 gene encoding uncharacterized protein, translating to MPKFDLYDGHGDPVAHLRCFCSKIRGARGKDELLMAYFSQSLSGSALEWYTWQDHGRSTSLTKLEKRHNESFREYGFRWREQAARVDPPMKESEMVDYFLQALEPTYYGHKVSAIGKSFNEVVKMGGHDTKKCWHLKNAIQEIIDTNRIEVQAPEAPNINRNLMPAHQEENMIEIVHEGGEPRKPSQTVMMIRSSGVKTVEQSTSEKLVLKSSERSSTPSVIVKKGSSSDVAAKQERMKVVVPGVASKPVVIVEGARTDHVIIKPVTQLPIVNSRAIPWNYEWVTVTYKGKEIKEEVCETQGLTRSGRCFAPEELRKAKISKDNPVLVKKAVTEEEAEKFLRKMKVQDYSIVEQLRKTYAQITLLSLLIHSNEHR from the exons atgcccaagtttgacttgtacgatgggcacggtgatccagtagcacaCTTGAGATGTTTTTGTAGCAAGATAAGGGGAGCtagaggaaaagatgaattgttgatggcatatttcagtcaaagtctgagtggatcggcgctggagtggtacacctggcaggatcacggaag ATCGACTTCCTTGACAAAACTGGAGAAAaggcacaatgaaagtttcagagagtatggtttccgatggagagagcaggcagcaagagtagaccctccaatgaaagaaagtgagatggtggattatttcctacaggccttagaacctacttactatggccataaGGTCTCAGCTATAggaaaatctttcaatgaagtagtgaaaatgggag gTCATGACACGAAGAAGTGCTGGCACTTAAAAAATGCTATCCAGGAGATTATTGATACCAATCggattgaagttcaagctcccgaggcgcccaatatcaaccgGAATctgatgccagcccatcaggaggaaaatatgattgaaatagtgcaTGAGGGAGGGGAGCCTAGGAAGCcgtcacagaccgtcatgatgattcggtctagtgggGTCAAGACAGTTGAACAATCAACAAGTGAGAAATTAGTGCTCAAGTCAAGCGAAAGGAGTAGTACACCATCCGTAATAGTTAAGAAGGGGTCTTCGAGTGATGTTGCAGCAAAGCAAGAAAGGatgaaagtggttgtgccaggagtggcaagCAAACCTGTCGTAATCGTGGAGGGCGCCCGCACAGATcatgtcattatcaagccggtaacccagttaccaatagtcaacagcagggctattccatggaattacgaatgggtgacagtgacttacaaagggaaagaaatcaaagaagaagtttgtgaaacccagggtttgactcgctcgggaagatgTTTTGCTCCCGAGGAGTTGAGAAAAGCaaagatctccaaagataacccagtgctggtaaagaaagctgtaactgaagaagaggcagagaaattcttgaggaagatgaaggtgcaggactattctatcgtggaacaattaaggaAGACGTATGCTCAAATTACActattgtcattgttaatccactcaaATGAGCACCGTTAA
- the LOC138887566 gene encoding uncharacterized protein produces MSAPWPFVSRGMDVIGPIEPATSNAHRFILVAIDYFTKWVEDKTLKSVTKKAVVDFVHLNIICRVGIPEVIVIDNGSNLNMIPAEVEILSLRIVAEVEIEDDEWVKTRLEQLSLINEKRLAAVCHGQLYQKRMARAYNQKVHPRMFEVGQQVLKAHPSTQRLKRRASSPQIGKGRSL; encoded by the exons atgtcagcaccatggcccttcgtttctaggggcatggatgtcattggaccaattgaaccagcaACATCCAACgcgcacaggttcattctggtggccattgattatttcaccaagtgggttgaggatAAAACtctcaagtctgtgaccaagaaagcagtggtcgatttcgtTCACTTAAATATCATTTGTCGAGTTGGGATACCAGAGGTGATCGTCATAGATAATGgttctaatcttaaca tgatacctgcagaagttgaaatcctgtcccttcggattgttgctgaggtCGAGATTgaggatgatgagtgggtcaaaacccgtttggagcagttaagTTTGATCAatgagaagagattggcagcagtgtgtcatgggcagttatatcaaaagagaatggcaagagcgtacaaccaaaaggtgcatccccgaatgtttgaagtgggtcagcaagtattaaaAGCGCATCCTTCCACACAAAGGCTGAAGCGAAGGGCAAGTtcaccccaaattggcaagggtcgttcattgtaa